The Labilithrix sp. genome contains a region encoding:
- a CDS encoding GtrA family protein: MLGRHQAAALAATAVDFLVMIACVEGLRVAAPTAAFGGALAGGAFNFLLSRTWAFARRHGGSFGSQARRYALVCAGGAIVNAALMALVLRAAAIPYPLARVFAAVAASVFYTYPLHTRFVFRVRA, from the coding sequence CAGGCGGCCGCGCTCGCGGCGACGGCGGTAGACTTCCTCGTGATGATCGCGTGCGTCGAGGGCCTCCGCGTCGCCGCGCCGACCGCGGCGTTCGGGGGAGCGCTCGCGGGCGGCGCCTTCAATTTCCTCCTCTCGCGAACGTGGGCCTTCGCGCGGCGGCACGGCGGCTCCTTCGGCTCGCAGGCGCGGCGCTACGCCCTCGTCTGCGCCGGCGGCGCGATCGTGAACGCCGCGCTGATGGCGCTCGTCCTGCGCGCGGCGGCGATCCCCTACCCGCTCGCGCGCGTCTTCGCCGCCGTCGCGGCAAGTGTATTTTACACGTACCCGCTGCACACGCGGTTCGTGTTCCGGGTGCGTGCGTGA